The sequence below is a genomic window from Caloenas nicobarica isolate bCalNic1 chromosome 13, bCalNic1.hap1, whole genome shotgun sequence.
GTAAGAATTTAATCGTCAAAAAACTTGGGTTTCATTGAAAAGACTTCATGAATTTAAGTCCAGGCTAGGTGATAATTTcagatgaagaggaaaaaaagacaagtttcCATGCAAGAGTATCTGTATTTCATACCCTAAGTGAACAAACATTACACCTCCATGTGTTCTCTGTCACTCAGAAAGCTCTAATGGGCACATACACCAGGAAGGCAGTACTGGAACAAGCAGTGAAGGACACACTGGTTACATCCCCTGTGGAGTTTTGCTTATCTTTTCCCTCCAACTCAGTCCTCTGGACCATATGCTTTGTTCCTATCATTTCTGGCCTAAGCATGGCCTCGCTGCAGGAGGGGGAACAAAAGGTGTTAAGAAACAATTCCACCAGAGCTTCCTGAAATGTGGGATTGTTCATTTCCATCTGTTACTGTGTGCTAAGAGACCAATTACATCCATCTTTCCCAACCAGCTCTAACAACTGTTTGTAGACATCCTCAGTGCCTAATATGGCAACACCATCTCCCTGGAGCTGTAATACTTTACTCCAGACTGATTGGCCAAGACAACAGACTCAGGCTTTCAAAAACACATAAATACCCCAGGCAGCTACTGCTCAACGTCTTTGATTTGATCAAAGAACACCGGTGTAACAGCCACAAGATGTCAGCTCTCAGCCTGGTGGCTCTGGTCAGCTTGGTGTCCGCTGGTAAGTTGAAATCACTGTATTGCAGTTGGTCTTGACTGGTTTTAGGCAGACACTAATGCATTATTGACATTTGCTCCAACATAAATAGTGCTgagttttttttcaatttattttgatGAAGAATTATGGTAACAAGCACAGTTATGAGTATTATAAAATATGGAATTAGGTGTGCATTTATAGTCATATAATGACATGTTTAGAGGTTTCATGAAGTGAAAGTAATTTGActtatttcataaatattaaaaatattaatctacAGCTTTGCTTTGTTCAGTGTATGTACCTTAAAATAAGACCTCAAGAAAAATGGATCAAATCTACATAGTAGGTTGTACAATGTCCTTTCACCTACAGTTTCTGAAATTATGAACTTCCAGGAGCTCAAGTCTTCCACTTTAAACACTCTGTTTTGCACATTAATGCTTTCTGCTGTACTGTATTAAGAACACGGTTgaattttccccattttcctcttttgcacGTAAAGTTTTTGCCAAGCAGTTGGATGCACACCCACCTCAACAACAACACAGACACTGGGCACAGATCTGCAGCGGGAATCCCACCAACAGAATCCGCGGCTGCGACAGATACGGCTGTGGCCAGTACGGTGCCGACAGGTAACGTGGCAGAAGCAACGGAGTTCCCTCTTGCTTTCCTACATGAAATCGTCAGACGGGAAAAAGAGCAGAGTTTAAGCAGGAGTTGCTTACAGACCAGATATTTAACTAACATTCAGCAACAGCTTACAGGAAGTAGATTCATTTACACCAGCTAAACATCTGCCAGCATTGTTGTCTTCAAGTAGACACCTCATAAAAAACCAGGTTATATTTCCCTGAAAAATGGTTTTATATGTAGAATGACTCCTGCCTTCCCTGAGTTTTCCTGTCACCTCCTCTTCTCAGGCCTATAAGAAATGTCCATCGTCATCATGCAACTTCTGAATTTCTAAATGAGGAAATTCCAAACATAAGATTCTACTTTACACTGGCACAGATTATTTTGCGGTAGAACAGCTATAACAGCTTGAAATAGCCCATGAActtgggaaaattaaaaatacacttaaaatgtGAAATCTCAGTTGCCTTTAAAAAAGATCAGactaatacaaatattttatgataAAATAAAGACGGATCGAAACCACTGTTTCTTTCTAACTTCATTGCAGATGCAAAACTTTTGTTAGAGAAGCTTCAGATATTGCATGGTGTTTAACTGATCTATCTATCCGTGATCTTAAGCCTGAGAGAGTTCTCTAATcacatatttctgttttcaggcaCAGTGGCAAAGGAAAGCACGTGGGTGTGGATGTCATCTGTGCTGACGGAGCGACGGTGTACGCTCCTTTCAGCGGCCAGCTCTCCGGACCCATTCGATTCTTTCATAATGGAAACGCCATCGATGACGGAGTCCAAATCCAGGGATCAGGCAAGTCATGACAGCAGATGTGTTCTGAGGCATGcgtttattcattttatttacttgAGTAAGGTTTCTGTCGCTCTTCAATTCAAGCAAAGGGTTGACTAATCTTACACCTTCTCTAGTTCCTGCACTGAAGCACAACTAGGCTGCTGCTAAGAAATATCAGAAATCAGTACCAGCTGGATATAGTCTTTTTCCTATGTTTTTcttggagaggagggaggaagggactTGAAAAAACAGGTAGCAGGAAAACAaccacacaaataaaaaaaaggaaacagtaaaaataaagtatcaGAAATATGTCCTCAGTTTTGCTGAGAGGACATTTTCCTGTCCCTGTTTTCCAGCTCACTCTTTTCCCTAGCAATCCAAGAAATTTTGATTTCAGGATTGTTGGTACCTTATTTCTGCTTCAGCATTATAGTCTCCAGTGAAAGGTCAGCGGGAAAGGTTTCTTGCTCACTCCAAGAATAGACACAGCTGGTTCTTCCTGACCTCACATCCTCTCCCATCTCTTCCAGGTTACTGTGTGAAGCTCGTCTGTATTCACCCCATCCGGTACCAAGGCCAAATCCAGAGAGGGCAACAACTCGGGAGAATGCTGCCAATGCAAAAAGTATTTCCTGGCATTATCTCTCACATCCATGTTGAGAACTGCGACCACTCTGATCCTACTCATCTACTTACACCTggtaaaaatgaacaaacaacaacaaaaaatacaacaacaacaaaaaaattcaactCCAGAATAAGTAGTTTAACGaacaaaaatgaagttattaATTTCAAATAAGGACAATAATATCAAATAGCAATAGTCTCCTCCGTCTTAGGTTCTCCCCAACAGCAACACCTGAAAGAACGAAAATAAGCATTACAAATATAGCATGACAGGACTGCAGGCAGTcttagaggaagaaaatatatcaGCTTATCGCGTTCTATTTCTTGCTCCCCCATGACACAGCGGCATCAAGCCTCAGCGATAAACTGAGTCAGGCATCTCTTCTGCTTGTACCCTTTTAATTATTAGTGTTTTCAGTACTTCATCTTGGCAGACTTTAGGACTATTCTTTGCAAATACAAATACTACACAGATAGTAATGGAGGACTTAAAAGAGTCCAGTCCCATCAGCCCAGGCGCAgaataacaaacaaaactgagTCTTTTCCTGTCCCTCAGATCACACTCTAGGAAttgcaataatatttttgaatttcTGTCTCTAAAGTATGTTCCTTATATGAGATAACCCTAATCTAGAAACATTACAATCCAGTAATCCTAAAGGATGACAAATTTTGTGGAGGAGACATCCAACTACACGTGGGATGCAATTCCAGTATTTTCCCACCTAAAATTAAAACTAGTAGCTACAAACATGCAACACTTAGAACCTAAAAGTTAACTTTGATGTgctgtgtttctgtatttttaagttgTCCCACCGTTTCCACAACAAGACACACGCTGGGCAACAGTGTGCTCTGGGAATCCCACAAACGAGATAAGAGGCTGTGATAGGTACGGCTGCGGATACTACGGAGCTCCAAGGTACTGTAAGCAGAACACATGGGTTTTCTTGCTGCTCCACTGAAACGGAGTTGAACTTTGTTTAAGCCAGTTAAGAATTACAGCTTtgaaggtttaggttggacatgaggcAACATTTTCACTGCAAGGGTAATGCAGCAgtagaacaggttgcccaaatTGTTCAAAAAACCTCTGCACTTGGAGGTTTTTATGACTCAGACCAAGCCGTGCTGGACCTGACCCGGTATTGGGAACAGTCTGGACTCAAGTGGAAGGCTGGACTTGATGGCTTCCACAGGCACCTGCCAACCAACATTTCTGCCACTTCACAGTTCTGTTTAAAGGCTTGGAAGaaaggcagtatttttttcctccagtttgcAAAACTGCAAAGCTAACAGATGATCAGCCCTAAATAGCATGACATCATCTACACCAAAAAGCTTTTTATAGATTCTTCAGCCAGCCAACTGTGTCAACACTGTCTCAGTACAAACAACCCATTTCCAGATCTTGTAGCAAGGTAACTAGTCTCTCACTAATGTTAGGCCTGACAAGAGACTTCTCTAATTACGTATTTGGTTCTAGACGCAACGGGAAAGGAAAGCACACGGGTGTGGATGTCATCTGCTCTGATGGAGCAACCGTGTACGCTCCGTTTTCTGGCGAGCTCTCTGGACCCATTAAATTCTTCCACAACGGAAATGCCATTGATGATGGAGTCCAAATCAGGGGATCAGGTAAAcagctatttttcatttaatgtttcTTTGTCTTGAGGCCATGTATTATCTTGCAGCTAGTCAAGTAGTTAAGCAAGGTACATGTTTTGGAACACTGTGTCTTCTATTCATTTACACACAGAACTTTTTGCTCCTATGACAGAATGCAAATAATTGAGTTCTGTAAAATGCCTTAGAGCTCTTCTCTTCACTAAAGCCGGAATTCCCACCTTTTCTCCCTGACCCCCATCTTCCCTTCTCCACCAAGCCAACAACTCCAACCACTATCTCTATTTTTTAAGACCACGGTGTCTTCACTTATTGGTATTTCCACTATTGTTATCTCACCAGAAAGGACAAGACAGAAAACATCaatatttctgaaacagagttaGTATGGAAGAGCAAATGCTTCATCAGTCATCTGATGTTTTCTATCCTCATTTTCCCCAGGCTTCTGCGTAAAACTACTCTGCATCCACCCCATCAGATACAATGGTAGAATTTCTAAGGGGCAAATCCTTGGGAGAATGTTGCCAATGCAAAGAGTATTTCCTGGGATCACATCTCATATTCATGTTGAGAACTGTGACCGTTCAGACCCTACTAGCAATCTCGAAAGGGGAAAAGGGCAAAGAGAGTGAAATGGCAATGTAGTAAATTCTAAATAAACTCATCTCAGCATCCAAAAGTTGTcagtggtttgttgttgttgttttggttttttttaatcatgtggACAGCCTATCTcagtgaaggaaggaaaaaatgtatttgacaGAATTTAAGAAGTTGTACAATACGCACAACAGTTTATATTACTACTGATTCAATACTTTGGACCTTACGTAATATTGCAAGGTGCTAACATTAATATACACTCCACATACCTGTTAGGCACTGTTTTGTAAGTACCTGTAATTGTTGTGAACATTTTATCTTAGGCTAATTCAAAAACTTTACTACATCTTGGAAAACAAGATTACTTTTGATTTTGAAGGCACTTGAACTGAGGAAAAGTAGAAGGAAACTTATTGAAACACTCCACAAGGCATAAATGATGCTGTTTGGAGTCATTATGCCCGAACAACTGGTGTCTCTATGGGATATCAAAAGGGACCCCACACGAGCAAAAAAGGATTTGCATTTTTGTTACAATCCGCATTTACAAGAGAATCAGGAAATTAGCAATGACTGATTATACGCTTTCTCAAGGAGTCTGAAAAGTTAGCGAGTACGAAGACTAGCTCAGTCCTGCATGTGGCAGAAGAGGTGGTGCCACTGTTAGCTTCTCACTGCGAGGGGGACTTCTGAGTGACCCTACAGACGATCTTAGTGTATCAGGTGGAAATTCGGTACTTCATTTTGAGGGTTTTAGTTACTCTAACAAACTGTATCACTGCCTTATACACTTTAGAGATGGTGTTTTAGAAAGCCTTCACACAGCAGTgaaactaagagaaaaaaaaaaagtaataaaacaaaatgaaacttgCCTTAGCTGGAAGAAGGCAGAGCTCTGAAGTACAGGGTACCCACAGGAGGGCAAGGCGGCAGCAGGCAGCTCTCTGCAGGTCC
It includes:
- the LOC135993997 gene encoding myeloid protein 1; amino-acid sequence: MSALSLVALVSLVSAVFAKQLDAHPPQQQHRHWAQICSGNPTNRIRGCDRYGCGQYGADRHSGKGKHVGVDVICADGATVYAPFSGQLSGPIRFFHNGNAIDDGVQIQGSGYCVKLVCIHPIRYQGQIQRGQQLGRMLPMQKVFPGIISHIHVENCDHSDPTHLLTPVVPPFPQQDTRWATVCSGNPTNEIRGCDRYGCGYYGAPRRNGKGKHTGVDVICSDGATVYAPFSGELSGPIKFFHNGNAIDDGVQIRGSGFCVKLLCIHPIRYNGRISKGQILGRMLPMQRVFPGITSHIHVENCDRSDPTSNLERGKGQRE